The sequence AAAACTCAAGGTCCTCAACCGAAAGCTTGTCGCAGCTCTTCCGGCTCTTCATAAAAAGGGTGATCAGCCTCTCTTCGAGCAAGTCTCTCCTTGTCCTCTGGGGCAGGTTGATGATTTCTTCCGGCTCCAATCCCAGGACGTCTTCTTCGAGCCTTACCTTGGCCATTTCCTCGGCCAAATCCTCTTCTCTGGCATTAATCTCTTTTGCCAGCCTCTGCAGCCAGAAAGTCTGCTCAATCTTATTGGGGATTTTCTTGATCACCGGCAGGATAATCCGGGAAATCTCTTTTTTGCCCTCGACCTTGCTCTTGTCGAACTTGGCTAAAGTGCTGTCAAAATAGAACTCAAGAATTGATTTGGCTTCTTGAATCGCCTTTTCCCAGGCCTGAGGGATTTTAGCGATCAACTCGGCCGGATCTTTGCCTTCCGGCAGAACAATGACCTTAATATTGAAGCCTTGCGACAAAGCCAGGTCAATGCCCCTTTTGGTGGCCGAGTCGCCGGCGATGTCCATATCAAAAGAGATGTGAAGATTTTCAGTATATCTCCTCAAGATCTTTAACTGCCAAGGGGTCAGGGCCGTGCCCGAAGAGGCCACGACATTGATAATTCCTGTCTGATGGGAAAGAATGGCGTCGGTGTAGCCCTCGACCAAGATGCAAAAGTCTTTCTTGCGAACCTCGACTTTGCCCTTGTCTAAGCCGTAAAGAGTGCGGCTCTTATCATAAAGCAGAGTGGCCGGAGTGTTGATGTACTTGGCAATCTCCTTTTCGTCTTTCTTGGCAAAAACCCGGCCGCCAAAGCCGATCACCTGGGAATTAATGTCAAAAATGGGGAACATAATCCGGCCGCGAAAACGGTCGTAAAAACCGCCTGCATCTTTTTTGATCGCCAAACCCGCGTTTTCTATCTCTGGTTGTCCGTAACCGCGGCTGGCCAAAAAATCAATCAAACCCTGCCAGACATCAGGGCTGTAGCCCAAACGCCATTTCTTAATTGACTCTTCGGAAATGCTCCGGCCCAAAAGATATTTTCTCGCTTCAGCGCCAATGGTCTTGCCTTCTAATTGTTTTTCAAAAAACTGGCAGGCCAGTTCCAGAATCTCGTAAAGCCGGACTCTTGCCGTGGCCAATTCTTTTGACTCGGGATGAAATGGCTTTAATTCTACGCCCGCTTTTTGGGCAAGCAGACGCAAAGCGTCGCCGAATTCTATACCCTCTATTTTCATTACAAAATCAAAGATAGTGGTGCCAGAACCGCATCCAAAACAATGCCAGATTTGACGGGCCGGAGAAACGAAAAACGACGGCGTTTTCTCGCTATGAAAAGGGCAGACCGCCCGCCAGTTCGCTCCTGTTTTTTGCAGCTTGATGTAGCTGGAAATCACCTCAACCACGTCCAGCCGCGATTTAATATCATCAATAGGAGAAGAAATCATTTTTTACAACTTATAACCAAATTTTCTTAATAAGGATTTGCGGTTTTCTTTTTCTTCGTCGTTTTCCACGCCCAAAGGGGATCCACCGTCTATTACTCCCAAAATCCCATTTCCCTGCTCGGTTCTAGCCACTATTACTTCAACAGAATTAGCCGTGGCGCAAAAAATGCGGCAAATTTCCGAAACCTGCTTCAAACGGTTGAGAACGTTCACCGGATAGACATTTTTAAGAAAAATCAAAAGTGAATGGCCGGCTCCCAGGTTTTTGGCGTTTTCCACCGCCAAATCAATCATTTCCTGGTCGGTGCCGGAAAAACGGATTTTCCGGTCGCCCGACGACTCGCAAAAGGCCAATCCGAACTTGGCGCCGGGCACCGCCTCTGCCAAAGCCTCGTGAACATCCTCAACCGTCTTTATAAAATGCGACTGGGCGAGGATAAAGTTAATTTCTGCCGGTTTTTTAATTTTGACAATTAGAGTTTCCATAGTGCCTTAATTGTTATTCTTTAAAATTTCGTCAACTAATTTGATCTCGTCGGGAATGCCTTCAATTAAATCATAATCCTTTATTTTTTTATAAGCCACCCAGGCGTAATCCGCATTTTCGCTGTTAAGCGCCACTTCTCCGGACTTCCAAGGCGAGTAAAAACTTAAAGTTAGAACCGGAACCTTGTCGGGCCGGATAAACACCAAATCAAGCAAGTAATCAATCTTCCCCATTTCCACGCCGACTTCTTCCTTAACTTCGCGGCGCAAAGTGTTTTCTAAGGCGCGATACCAGATGCCGTTAGAAGTCGTGGGCGGAGTATGAATATAATCATCTGCTTCCAATCCTCCCCCGGGCACGGTCCAGCGGTTAGGCCAAACTTTTTTCTCGGGCGAACGCTTAGTAATCAAAAACTTGCCGTCTTTATGAATAATCGCGGTGACGACTACCCGATGAAGCTCAATATTCTGCGTTTCCATAATATCTTTATGAGATAATTTTTTCCGCCGCTTGTTTTAATAATTCTTTATCGTTCTCGTAAGCCAGGAGTTTTTGCGCCTCTCTGAAGCCAACCCACCTGGCTTCCTTGGTTTCCCAGCAAAAACCCTCGGCCAGGTCTTCAAGCCACTCCATCAGAAAATAGCTGACCGTTTTCTCAATCGTCTGGCCGGTTTCGTAATCTTTGAAAAAGAATTTGACTTCGGGCAGCGGCTTGACGATCTTTGCCCTGACCCCGCCCTCCTCGGCGGTTTCCCTGAGAGCCGTTTCCTCTGGACTTTCGCCCTGTTCGGGCCAGCCTTTCGGAAAAGACCAGCCAAGGTTGCCTCGGTAGCCGCGGCTGCCTGTCGGCCGGCGAATCAGCCATAAAACCTCTCCCTCGGCTCGGCCTCGGGATGAAAGCTCGTCGCTTTCACTTCCTATCTTTTTATATACGATGCCGCCAGCGGAAAATTCTCTCTTCATGAATTCTCTTTATTTATCACCTCTTGCATCAGGTCGCCGTACTTTTTAGGCTCAATAAGGGCCCCTGGGGCAATCGAATTCAGCAAGCTCTGACATTCTTTTAAAGCCTCTGTTTTATCGTTATCTTCCCTGTCTGAATGCTCAATCTCAAGAAAAAGCCCAAGCCCGTCAACATCATCAAGGCAAATCTCAAAATCTTGATACCTATAAATCTCCCTTAGCTTGGAAACGACAAAGGCTTTTTTAAAATCAAGTTTTCCCAGGAAGTTTAAGCCGGCCTCCAGACTCGAAAGCGGAGAGCTGAATTCTAGGCCAGCCCCTGTCCGTCTGATCTCTTTGAATTCAACCGAAATCTTGTCGTTTCTTTCTCTGATGCGGGCAACAAAATGACCCTCGATGATTTTATGTTCTTCGTCTAAGTCTTTGGCTCTGCCGAAAATGTGATCGACCTGTTTTTCCGTTTTTAAAAGCTCTGCCTCCAGGCTTTTAAGCTGTCTTTTTACGGGTTCAAAATCTTGGACTTTGGCCCTTATCTCAACTTCAATCATAATTCCTATGGATATTTAAGACTCCGAGGCAAGATTATAAATCAGGCCCCAGGCGATGTTAGCGTTGCTGGGAATAATATAGGAGCTGGGAAAATACTCGGCCATGGTGATGATATTGAGGAAAGCCTTATCAATGCCCCAGACATAACCTTTCTGAAAAGGAAACCTCTCTCCTCTTTCCCTGTAGTTCAAGGGGGTAATTTTTCTTATAAACTCTCCCAAGTATTTGGAATAAGTCAGATAAGGATGGGTTTTTGATTCCGGGTTTTCCTCCATCGGAATGCCCATCGCCTTCATTAAATCAATGATATTGGAAGAGCCGTAAATAAGCGGCAGGTCGCCAATGCCCCTGAGAGGCAAAAGCTGCTCAACTATATAGCAGCGCATTCTTTCAAGATCAGCTTTCGTGGTAAGGCTGGTTTCCTCGTGAGGATTAGTGGTGAAATTGTCGTGGAGGAATTGGGCTCCGGTTTGGATCAAATGTGCTTTTTTCAGTTCTTTCCTGTTGCCGACCAGAATCTGGACCGAGCCGCCGCCCATGTCAACAATGGCATAATCTTTATCTGTCTCAAACCCGCTGATAACGCCCTTGAAAAACAATTTCGCTTCTTCGTCTTGAGAAATGTTCTCAACTTCAAATCCGGTTTCTTTTAAAATCCTGGCGATAATCTCTTCTTTATTTTTTGCCCGGCGCATCGCGTGAGTGGAGACGACCCTCAATCCATCCACCTGATAATCCTTTAGCAACTGCTTGCAGTGAAGCAATTCCTGGATTGTTGCTTCAATATATTTTTCCTGAACCATGCCCTGATGCTCATCTAATCCCACGCCAAAACAAGTCAGCTCGTTGGAGAAATAAACCTGCCTGAAATCCCCGACGGCCGAAACCGAGGCAATCAGAAACTTTACCTTGAGCGTACCAATGTCAATGACGGCGTAATTCTTTTTCATGATTAAACCAGATTAGGGAATGAGTTTTAAGCGCAGATTTTTAAAGTGTTTATCGAAACCGAAAACCGGTAAATCTAGTTTTTGAGCAAGGAAAATAACAGCCGCATCAACATAGTCAATTTGCCTCCCTATGTTTTTGTAGTGTTCCCATATCTGTTTTTCTTTTTCTTCATCAAAATGAACGATTTTGACAGCCTGAGAATTCCTTAGTTTATCAATAATCTTTATTGTCAGCTGCTTCCCCTCTCTGTGGTGCAATAAAGCAATCAATTCTTCAAGAACTGGATAGGGTAAAACTAAATAAGGCCGGCTATTCAAAAACTTCACCGCCAACTCGTGAAATTTATCTCGCTTCAAAACAAAAGCATACCAGCCGCTTGTATCTAAAACAGCTTCCATCTTGTTATTTTTTGTAGAGACGGCTAATATATTTGCTTATATTTTCTGACATATCCCGCGGGCCTCTCTTGATTATCCCCGCTAATCCCATCAAATCGTCCCAATCGTGCTTCTGGCTTTCCCTCTCGCTCATTGAAAAAACCTTCGCTCTTAAAGCGCCTCTGATGACCGCTGCCATAGATAAACCTCTTTGCTTGGCAGTTTTTTTTAAGGCCGAATACATCTCTTCGGGCAAATAAATTTGCGTTCTCCTTGCGGAAATAGAATTAACGTTTGCCATACTTCCACATTAATGTATATACAGTACTCTGTCAACCCCATGTACTGGTTCATGACATATGATACACTTAGCGCTTTAAAAAAGTCAGGCATAGGACGTGTGCTTAACCTGGTTAAGCAACTAGTAAGAAAATGGAAAATAGTTAATAGAAAATAGAAATTTGAAATTAGTGACCATTTTCTAATATAACCAATTTCTTGTAGTCCATTGACGACTGTCGTCAATGAGAGCATAAGTCAATATTAATTTCTTGCTGGGAAACCTCTAACAGTATCTCCCTTATCATCGTTAATGGCGTTCATGTCAATCAACAAAATATCTGTTAAGGCCCGCACCTCATGGTAAATATATGGGTCTATCTTAAACATGACTGGACTGGCACAGGTTTTCCTGAATTGTTCTCCGGTTTTCACATTCTTTAAGACAATCTGAAATTTACCGTCTATAATTACCATCGTTTCAGGATTTTTCATCCGGCTCTTACCCGTATGAAAATGCCTACCGCTTACGCTTCCTTTTTTCCTTTTGGCCAAAAGTAACTTGGAAGAATTGCGGTTATCAAACTGAAAAGTCGATCCCCTGGCGTCTTTTTTAACCAGCTTTAGTTTGATTATTTCTACTCCTTCCATAAATTAAAGATTTTAACACTAAATCGGGTTAGGAATATCAATAAACTCGACCTTCAGGCGATCTTTGAATCTCGCTTTAATCCTTCTGCCAAGCTCCTGGATTCCGAAAACCTCGGTGTTGTAGTGGCCGCAGACAAAATAATTAATGCCTGATTCTTTCATTTTATGAGGAGAATCTTCGTGTGTTTCTCCACTGATAAAAAGCTCCACTCCTTGCTCCTCCATTGCCGCCACATTCTCAACATTCGGTTTAGCGCCGCCGGAAACAACGGCAATAGTTTTGATCGGTTTAGAATTAGCCAGAAACGCGGAAATCTCGTGATTAAAAATTTTAGCGCATTTGTTTTTAAGCGCGGCCGAAGATTGCGGTCTGGCAAATTTGGCGACGAAACCCCAACCCTCTCCCCAGAACTGACCGATAATTTTCGCCCCCAATCTTTTGATGATCGTGGCGTTATTGCCGATTTGCGGATGAGCATCCAAACAAAAATGAAAGCTGGCAATGGTTAAGTCGTTTTTGAAAATAAGCCGCAGCCTTTTCTGCGCCGAAAGCGAAAAGCGCGACTTGAAGACTCTCGGGTCAAAACCATGATGAAAAATGCAAAAATCTGCGCCGCGTTTCACCGCTTCTTTTAAGAACTCTTCGTTCAAGCTGGCGCCCAAGGCAACTCTGTTGACTTGCTCTTTGCCCAGAATCTGGACGCCGTTGGCGACTTCGTCAATCTTGGCCGCTTTTTCCAGCAGGCCCTTGCCAATGATTTGATAAATGAATTTTATTATTTCGTCGCGTTTGACCATCTTTTATGAGTTAATTTGCATAGTTTATAATACTCCGGATTTTCAACTTTGTCATATTTTTTCTCATAGAAAGTTTTGCGGATTTTTGCTAAAATGATCTATTCAACCGAACATGAAATACGTATTTTTCGACATCGATTTTACCCTTTTTGACTGCCGCAAGTTCGAAAGAATGGTTTTTGCAAAGCTTAAAAAAGATCTTTTTAGTTTTTCTCTTCGGGCGCTGAAAAAGGATTTGAAAGCTGCGCGGCATTTTATCACCACCACGCCGGAAAAGATCGACGCCTCGCAGCTGACAGGTTCCTTTCTCGACCCCGCCTATTACCAAAAAGCTCTTTTCCCCGATGCTCTGCCGGCCCTGCAGGCTCTCAAAAATACGGCAAAGCTCGGCGCTTGGTCTGAAGCTAATCCCAAAAAACAGATGATAAAACTAAAGCTGTCCGGCCTGATAAACTTTTTTGAACCCGAACTCCTTTACCTCTCGAGGCGGAAATTCAGGCTCGTAAAAAAGATCGTTGATTCCTGCGGCCTGGAAAACGTGATTTTTGTCGACAACAAGCCAAAACTGATCAAGAAGCTTTCTGGTCTTGGAATCCAATCGTTCCTGATAGACCGTTTTAACACACAACCGGCAAAGGTCCCGACCATAAGAACCCTTGCTTCCCTGCCGGACCTGCCTATCCTATTCTCGGAAAAGAAATGACGTCTTTTGAAAACAGATAGTAGCCGGCCACGATCGCTCCGTAATGCAAAAAATAGTAGGCGGCGGCCAAAGAAAGAGTGGTTTTGCTTGATAAAAGGAGAATTCCGCAAGCCAGCCAGACGGAAAGACCGATTAAGCGCAGCCAGCGGCCAAGGCCGCTTTTTTTGTAATCTGGTTCTTCGTGGTCAACCTTGAGAGTCAGGCAGGAAAACAATCCCATCCAAATCATCAAAAGAATCGGCCAGAAATCAAGAATCCTGCCGCCGGCGAGAAAAAGGCCCAAGGCGAATTTGGCCGGATGGGTTATGCTGGTGACAAAATAGGCTAGAAACAAATTTATTCTTTTGAGAACCAGGGTGTGTAGGACGTTGGCGATCAGAAAGAAAAACCAAAACCACAGAGCCTGCCTCAAAAACAGCCAAGTCGCCAGAAAAGAGGCGGTAATGAGAAGGACAATCGCTGCCATGGCTGTCTTTTCCCCGATCAGACCGCGGGCAAAAACCCGGTCGTTTTTTAAACCATTTTTCTTGTCCTCCTCTGCATCGAAATAATTGTTAAAGCCGTACAAGCCGCAATAAAGAAGGAAAAAGAAAATCAGCCAGGCTTTTAGAAAAAGCAGGGTGTCGGGAAGGCCAAAATCTGCGCCTTTGACCACCAGCATGCCAATCAAAACATGGACAAAGTTAAGCGCCCTATGGACGCGAAGAAACTTCAATAGATTTACGACTTTGACTGTAGAAAGGCTTTTCACTTTAAGTTGCGGCAAGGAAATAATTCTTGAGCCGGGAAATCTGCCAGATCAAAACCGTGTTCAGAGTCAGAATAACGACGAAAATCAAGATCAAAGCGTTGCCTCCCAGAAAAATCCCGCCCATAATCGCCACCAAAGAAGCGCCTAAGATAGTGACAATATTATCCATGGCCACGCCCACGACCGCGTCTCCCAAACGGCCCTTAGGATTAACGGAAAAATTATGGATGACAATCATTTCGCCCAAGCAACCGATGACGCCGGCTAAAACTCCGGCGATGACAAAAGGAATGCCGGTTATTTCACAAAAAACCTCAATCGCTCTGACCATACTCTCGGCCACAAATAGTATAGTCGCTCCCGCTGCCAATAAACTAGACCAAAGCGTGAAAGCTGACCTGTGCCGGTAATAATTTTCCTCCTCCTCACTTTTAGAATCTGTCCGCCTCTTGTTTTTGCGGAAACGATAAAGCACAAACACGGCCAGAGCGAAAACCGCAAAGCCGACCGGCTTTATCAGCTGGTAAAGGTCGCCGGCAAAACCAGGGGGCGGATTTTTAATCTGGCCGAATAAAACCATGCTCATGGCCACGACCGCGGTCAAAAGAGTCAGGGCGTTGGAAACATCTATGGCAACGTCAAACTCGGCTAGACTCGGCTTTAAATGGTGTTGATTTATGGGCAAGACGCTTCCGCCTTTTTTGGAAAAAGGAAACATTAAAACCGCATTATTTTGGGCGTTGGCCAGATTCTGCCTGAAAATGCACCAGGCCGCGTGCCCGATGTTATAAATATTAGATCCAAAAGTGGTAGCCGCGGCAATGATGGCAAAATTGACCGCCCGGGCATAATCAGTGTTCTTGAGGCGCAGACTCACCAAAGCGGCGATCACGCCCAAGACCATGTCCGGGAAAGCGGTGCCGAACGACTGTAAGAGCCCGCCTGCCAGCTTGGTTTTTTCCGAAAGCACCTCGGTTGTCTCTTCAATGACTTTGGCCGTGCCCCTCAAAACAAAAGCGCTGCCCGCTCCCAAGATTATTATGACGGCGGCCAGCTTCACGAAAAAGTTGTCGTAAGCAAAAAATCCGACAAAGACAAATCTCAAAACAAGGGCGGCCGCGGCCAAAGAAGTAATGTATAAAAATCTGTTAGTTTTCATCCTATTTCCTT is a genomic window of bacterium containing:
- the dnaG gene encoding DNA primase, which gives rise to MISSPIDDIKSRLDVVEVISSYIKLQKTGANWRAVCPFHSEKTPSFFVSPARQIWHCFGCGSGTTIFDFVMKIEGIEFGDALRLLAQKAGVELKPFHPESKELATARVRLYEILELACQFFEKQLEGKTIGAEARKYLLGRSISEESIKKWRLGYSPDVWQGLIDFLASRGYGQPEIENAGLAIKKDAGGFYDRFRGRIMFPIFDINSQVIGFGGRVFAKKDEKEIAKYINTPATLLYDKSRTLYGLDKGKVEVRKKDFCILVEGYTDAILSHQTGIINVVASSGTALTPWQLKILRRYTENLHISFDMDIAGDSATKRGIDLALSQGFNIKVIVLPEGKDPAELIAKIPQAWEKAIQEAKSILEFYFDSTLAKFDKSKVEGKKEISRIILPVIKKIPNKIEQTFWLQRLAKEINAREEDLAEEMAKVRLEEDVLGLEPEEIINLPQRTRRDLLEERLITLFMKSRKSCDKLSVEDLEFLTEDCRRIVSVFQEAEDNEAAMKKLDQKDSDKANYLFLKTEMLEEISEKDQGIDFKDCLREIKSMEIKSKLEKLSQELKAAESEKDAKKISSLVKEFHQITKKLSEI
- a CDS encoding adenosine-specific kinase, which encodes METLIVKIKKPAEINFILAQSHFIKTVEDVHEALAEAVPGAKFGLAFCESSGDRKIRFSGTDQEMIDLAVENAKNLGAGHSLLIFLKNVYPVNVLNRLKQVSEICRIFCATANSVEVIVARTEQGNGILGVIDGGSPLGVENDEEKENRKSLLRKFGYKL
- a CDS encoding NUDIX domain-containing protein yields the protein METQNIELHRVVVTAIIHKDGKFLITKRSPEKKVWPNRWTVPGGGLEADDYIHTPPTTSNGIWYRALENTLRREVKEEVGVEMGKIDYLLDLVFIRPDKVPVLTLSFYSPWKSGEVALNSENADYAWVAYKKIKDYDLIEGIPDEIKLVDEILKNNN
- a CDS encoding NUDIX domain-containing protein; translated protein: MKREFSAGGIVYKKIGSESDELSSRGRAEGEVLWLIRRPTGSRGYRGNLGWSFPKGWPEQGESPEETALRETAEEGGVRAKIVKPLPEVKFFFKDYETGQTIEKTVSYFLMEWLEDLAEGFCWETKEARWVGFREAQKLLAYENDKELLKQAAEKIIS
- the cyaB gene encoding class IV adenylate cyclase, with product MIEVEIRAKVQDFEPVKRQLKSLEAELLKTEKQVDHIFGRAKDLDEEHKIIEGHFVARIRERNDKISVEFKEIRRTGAGLEFSSPLSSLEAGLNFLGKLDFKKAFVVSKLREIYRYQDFEICLDDVDGLGLFLEIEHSDREDNDKTEALKECQSLLNSIAPGALIEPKKYGDLMQEVINKENS
- a CDS encoding PIN domain-containing protein, translated to MEAVLDTSGWYAFVLKRDKFHELAVKFLNSRPYLVLPYPVLEELIALLHHREGKQLTIKIIDKLRNSQAVKIVHFDEEKEKQIWEHYKNIGRQIDYVDAAVIFLAQKLDLPVFGFDKHFKNLRLKLIP
- a CDS encoding CopG family transcriptional regulator codes for the protein MANVNSISARRTQIYLPEEMYSALKKTAKQRGLSMAAVIRGALRAKVFSMSERESQKHDWDDLMGLAGIIKRGPRDMSENISKYISRLYKK
- a CDS encoding Nif3-like dinuclear metal center hexameric protein encodes the protein MVKRDEIIKFIYQIIGKGLLEKAAKIDEVANGVQILGKEQVNRVALGASLNEEFLKEAVKRGADFCIFHHGFDPRVFKSRFSLSAQKRLRLIFKNDLTIASFHFCLDAHPQIGNNATIIKRLGAKIIGQFWGEGWGFVAKFARPQSSAALKNKCAKIFNHEISAFLANSKPIKTIAVVSGGAKPNVENVAAMEEQGVELFISGETHEDSPHKMKESGINYFVCGHYNTEVFGIQELGRRIKARFKDRLKVEFIDIPNPI
- a CDS encoding UbiA family prenyltransferase, which translates into the protein MPQLKVKSLSTVKVVNLLKFLRVHRALNFVHVLIGMLVVKGADFGLPDTLLFLKAWLIFFFLLYCGLYGFNNYFDAEEDKKNGLKNDRVFARGLIGEKTAMAAIVLLITASFLATWLFLRQALWFWFFFLIANVLHTLVLKRINLFLAYFVTSITHPAKFALGLFLAGGRILDFWPILLMIWMGLFSCLTLKVDHEEPDYKKSGLGRWLRLIGLSVWLACGILLLSSKTTLSLAAAYYFLHYGAIVAGYYLFSKDVISFPRIG